In Pseudomonas sp. Q1-7, the genomic window GTCCATGCCAACGCCGCGACCGGACACATCGGAAATTTCCGATTTGGTCGAGAAGCCCGGGGCGAAGATCAGGTTGTAGCACTCCAGCTCGGTCAGGCGCTCGGCGGCGTCCTTGTCCAGCAGCCCCTTCTCCACCGCCTTGGCGCGCAGCACGGCTGCGTCCATGCCCTTGCCGTCGTCGGTGATCATCAGGAGGATGTGGTCGCCTTCCTGTTCGGCGGAAAGCACCACCCGGCCGGTACGCGGCTTGCCGGCGGCCTCGCGCTCCTCGGGGGACTCGATGCCGTGGTCGACGGCATTGCGCACCAGGTGCACCAGCGGGTCGGCCAGGGCCTCGACCAGGTTCTTGTCGAGATCGGTTTCCTCGCCCACCAGTTCGAGGTTGATTTCCTTCTTCAGGTTGCGTGCCAGGTCGCGGACCAGGCGCGGGAAGCGGCCGAAGACTTTCTTGATCGGCTGCATCCGGGTCTTCATGACCGCTGTCTGCAGATCGGCGGTGACCACGTCCAGGTTGGACACGGCCTTGGCCATCGACTCGTCGCCGCTGTTGGCACCCAGGCGCACCAGGCGGTTACGCACCAGCACCAGCTCGCCGACCATGTTCATGATGTCGTCCAGCCGCGCGGTATCCACCCGCACGGTGGTTTCCGCTTCGCTGACCGCGGCCGGCCCGGCGGCACCGTTGCCGCCGGCGGGCGTGGCCGGCTGGCGCGGCGCGGGGGCCGGTTCGGTCCTGGCCGTCGGCTTGGGTGCTGGAGCAGGAGCGGGAGCCGGCGCAGGAGCGGGACGGCTGACCACTGGCGCCGGCGCGGCGGCCGGTTCCTCGGTGGCGCCGGTGAACTTGCCCTTGCCGTGCAACTGGTCGAGCAGCGCTTCGAATTCATCGTCGGTGATGTTATCGCCCGCCTCGGTGGCGGGCGCGGCCGGAGCACTGGGGATCGCCGCGTCCACGGCACCGCCGTTGAACTTGCCCTTGCCGTGCAACTGGTCGAGCAGGTCCTCGAACTCGTCGTCGGTAATCTCATCCCCGCCGCCGGCGGTGGCCAGGGCAGCCGCCGGGGCCTGGGCGGCAACGGCAGCGGTCGGCTCCACGGCGCCGGCGAACTTGCCCTTGCCATGCAACTGGTCGAGCAGCGCTTCGAACTCGTCGTCGGTGATCTCGTCGTCGGCAGCAGCAACCGCCGGCTCGGCGACGGTGGCGCCGCCGACGCTGTCACCCAGGGCGTCGAGCAACTGCTCGAACTCGCTGTCGGTGATGTCGCTGGCGGACGTGGACGCCTCGGCCACCGGTGCGGGAGCGGCAGGGGCCGGTGCCACGGGTTCGGCATCGGCGCCGGCGGGCTCGGCCAGTCGCGAGAGCGCCGCCAGCAGGTCCGGCGTGGCGGGCGTGGGCTCCTTGCGCTCGCGCACCTCGCTGAACATCTCGTTGACCGTGTCCAGGGCCTGCAGCACCACGTCCATCAGTTCGGCATCCACGCGGCGTTCGCCCTTGCGCAGGATATCGAAGACGTTCTCGGCGATGTGGCAGCACTCCACCAGCGCGTTGAGCTGGAGGAAGCCGGCGCCCCCCTTCACGGTGTGGAAACCACGAAAGATCGCGTTGAGCAGGTCCATGTCGTCCGGGCGGCTTTCCAGTTCGACCAATTGCTCGGACAGTTGCTCCAGAATTTCGCCGGCCTCTACCAGGAAGTCCTGGAGGATTTCTTCATCGGCGTCGAAGCTCATTCGGTGGCTCCCCTAGAAACCAAGGCTGGATAGCAGATCGTCGACGTCGTCCTGTCCGGACACCACGTCTTCACGTTTATCGGCATGGATCTGCGGACCTTCACCCCTGGAAGGATTTTTTTGTTTTTCCTGCTCGGCGCGCAGCGCGGCGTGGTCGTGCTCGATGCCGGCGTAGCGGTCGACCTGACTGGCCATCAGCACCAGCTTGACCAGGTTGCTCTCCACTTCGGTGACCAGTTGCGTCACGCGCTTGATCACCTGACCAGTGAGGTCCTGGTAATCCTGGGCGAGCAGGATGTCGTTGAGCTTGCTGGACAGGGCATCGGTATCGCGCTGGCTGCGGCCGAGGAACTGCTCGATGCGGCGTGCCAGGTCGCGAAAACCGTCGATGCCGATTTCCCGGCGCATGAAACGCCCCCACTCCTCACCCAGTTGCTGAGCGTCGTCGCTCAGACCGTTGAGCAGCGGCGCGCTTTCCTCCACCAGGTCCATGGTGCGGTTGGCGGCTTTCTCGGTCATCTGCACCACGTAGGACAGGCGATCGGTCGCGTCGGCGATCTGCGACATTTCCTGGGCATGGGGCAGGTGCGGGTCGATCTGGAAGTTGACAATGGCGTTGTGCAGCTCACGGGTGAGCTTGCCGACTTCCTGGTACAGGCCGCGATCGCGAACCTGGTTCAACTCGTGGATAAGTTGCACGGCATCGGTGAAATTGCCCTTCTCAAGGCTTTCGACCAATTCCCGCGCACGGACTTTCAGGGTCGACTCGAAGTCTCCCAGCAGGTGTTCATTCTGGTCCATGGTGCCCTCGCGGCTGACATCAGCCGTTGACCCGCTCGAAGATCTTCTCGATTTTTTCTTTCAGCACCTGGGCAGTGAAAGGTTTGACCACGTAGCCGTTCACACCGGCCTGGGCGGCCTCGATGATCTGCTCGCGCTTGGCCTCGGCCGTCACCATCAGGACCGGCAGATGCTTCAGGCGCTCGTCGGCGCGCACCGCGCGCAGCAGATCGATGCCGGTCATGCCGGGCATGTTCCAGTCGGTCACGAGGAAATCGAAGTTGCCGCTGTGCAGCATCGGCAGGGCGGTTGTGCCGTCGTCGGCTTCGGCGGTATTGGTGAAGCCCAAGTCACGCAAGAGGTTCTTGATGATCCGTCTCATCGTCGAGAAATCGTCAACGATGAGGATTTTCATGTTTTTGTCCAAGTCGACCTCCGTACAGTCTCAAACGCCCCTCTTGCCGGGAGCGCACTCATATCTGGAAGTGGTGCCGGTTCAACGCGCGCGCCATTCGCCCAGCCGCGCGCGCAGACGTGCCGCGCATTGGCTGTGCAACTGGCTGACCCGTGATTCGCTGACCCCCAGCACTTCACCAATTTCCTTCAAATTCAGTTCTTCGTCGTAATACAGCGCCAGCACCAGGCGCTCCCGCTCCGGCAGGTTCGCGATGGCATCGGCCAGCGCGGCCTGGAAGCGGTCTTCTTCCAGATCATGGGAAGGCGAGAATTGGGTGACACCGGCGTCCTCGTGCATGCCGCCCTGCTCGCCGTCCTGCAACAGGTCGTCGAAGCTGAACAGGCGGCTGCCCAAGGTGTCGCTCAGGATGCCGTAGTAGTCTTCGAGACTCAATTCAAGTTCGGCAGCAACTTCCTGATCTTTAGCGTCGCGTCCCGTTCTGGCCTCGATGGCGCGGATCGCGTCGCTCACCATGCGGGTGTTGCGATGCACCGAGCGCGGCGCCCAGTCGCCCTTGCGGACCTCGTCGAGCATGGCCCCGCGAATGCGGATACCGGCATAGGTCTCGAAGCTGGCGCCCTTGCTGCCGTCATACTTCTTCGAGGCTTCGAGCAAGCCGATCATCCCGGACTGCATCAGGTCTTCGACCTGCACGCTGGCCGGCAGGCGCGCGAGCAGGTGGTAGGCGATGCGCTTGACCAGGGGGGCGTAACGCTCGATCAACTGATGTTGCGAATCCCTCGCCTGTGCCTTGCCGTACATACGCAGTCCAGTGGCGGGTGTCATACGGGGTTTTCCGCGCTCGGCTGCCGGACCAGCCGCTCGACGAAGAAC contains:
- a CDS encoding chemotaxis protein CheA codes for the protein MSFDADEEILQDFLVEAGEILEQLSEQLVELESRPDDMDLLNAIFRGFHTVKGGAGFLQLNALVECCHIAENVFDILRKGERRVDAELMDVVLQALDTVNEMFSEVRERKEPTPATPDLLAALSRLAEPAGADAEPVAPAPAAPAPVAEASTSASDITDSEFEQLLDALGDSVGGATVAEPAVAAADDEITDDEFEALLDQLHGKGKFAGAVEPTAAVAAQAPAAALATAGGGDEITDDEFEDLLDQLHGKGKFNGGAVDAAIPSAPAAPATEAGDNITDDEFEALLDQLHGKGKFTGATEEPAAAPAPVVSRPAPAPAPAPAPAPKPTARTEPAPAPRQPATPAGGNGAAGPAAVSEAETTVRVDTARLDDIMNMVGELVLVRNRLVRLGANSGDESMAKAVSNLDVVTADLQTAVMKTRMQPIKKVFGRFPRLVRDLARNLKKEINLELVGEETDLDKNLVEALADPLVHLVRNAVDHGIESPEEREAAGKPRTGRVVLSAEQEGDHILLMITDDGKGMDAAVLRAKAVEKGLLDKDAAERLTELECYNLIFAPGFSTKSEISDVSGRGVGMDVVKTKISQLNGTVNVFSQKGSGSKIVIKVPLTLAIMPTLMVMLGNQAFAFPLVNVNEIFHLDLSRTNVVDGQEVVIVRDKALPLFYLKRWLVRDAAVEEQGEGHVVILSVGTQRIGFVVDQLVGQEEVVIKPLGKMLQGTPGMSGATITGDGRIALILDVPSMLKHYARRG
- a CDS encoding protein phosphatase CheZ, whose protein sequence is MDQNEHLLGDFESTLKVRARELVESLEKGNFTDAVQLIHELNQVRDRGLYQEVGKLTRELHNAIVNFQIDPHLPHAQEMSQIADATDRLSYVVQMTEKAANRTMDLVEESAPLLNGLSDDAQQLGEEWGRFMRREIGIDGFRDLARRIEQFLGRSQRDTDALSSKLNDILLAQDYQDLTGQVIKRVTQLVTEVESNLVKLVLMASQVDRYAGIEHDHAALRAEQEKQKNPSRGEGPQIHADKREDVVSGQDDVDDLLSSLGF
- a CDS encoding chemotaxis response regulator CheY; the protein is MKILIVDDFSTMRRIIKNLLRDLGFTNTAEADDGTTALPMLHSGNFDFLVTDWNMPGMTGIDLLRAVRADERLKHLPVLMVTAEAKREQIIEAAQAGVNGYVVKPFTAQVLKEKIEKIFERVNG
- the fliA gene encoding RNA polymerase sigma factor FliA, translating into MTPATGLRMYGKAQARDSQHQLIERYAPLVKRIAYHLLARLPASVQVEDLMQSGMIGLLEASKKYDGSKGASFETYAGIRIRGAMLDEVRKGDWAPRSVHRNTRMVSDAIRAIEARTGRDAKDQEVAAELELSLEDYYGILSDTLGSRLFSFDDLLQDGEQGGMHEDAGVTQFSPSHDLEEDRFQAALADAIANLPERERLVLALYYDEELNLKEIGEVLGVSESRVSQLHSQCAARLRARLGEWRAR